One part of the Candidatus Sulfotelmatobacter sp. genome encodes these proteins:
- a CDS encoding aromatic ring-hydroxylating dioxygenase subunit alpha codes for MTPPAELPEVDPDIRRAETLPGRLYADPELFARARDRVFVPSWQFVADLDRVKVPGQVHPFTLLDGLLSEPLLLTRDRDDRVHCLSNVCTHRGTPVCEGDSVENFLRCRYHGRRFALDGRFLSMPEFEQVENFPSERDHLPKVPHGAWGKLVFASLAPALPLEKLLAPLDQRCGWMKTFDAAFDATRARDYLVRAHWALYVENYLEGFHIPYVHAGLAEAIDYGEYRTELFEGSSLQLGVASGEEEVFDLPKASPDFGRKIAAYWWWLYPNTMLNLYPWGISVNVVRPLAPDLTRVSFLPYVWDASRLDRGAGGSIDRVEREDEAVVESVQRGMRSRLYTRGRYSPAREQGVHHFHRMLLGALGAG; via the coding sequence GTGACGCCTCCGGCCGAGCTGCCCGAGGTCGATCCGGACATTCGGCGCGCCGAGACGCTGCCCGGCCGCCTTTACGCCGATCCCGAGCTGTTCGCTCGCGCCCGCGATCGCGTGTTCGTTCCGAGCTGGCAATTCGTGGCGGATCTCGATCGCGTCAAGGTGCCCGGACAGGTGCACCCCTTCACGCTGCTCGATGGCCTGTTGAGCGAGCCGCTGCTGCTGACCCGCGACCGCGACGATCGCGTGCATTGCCTCTCCAACGTCTGCACGCATCGCGGCACGCCGGTGTGCGAGGGCGACTCGGTCGAGAATTTCTTGCGCTGTCGCTACCACGGGCGGCGCTTCGCGCTCGATGGGCGCTTCCTCTCGATGCCGGAGTTCGAGCAGGTCGAGAACTTCCCGTCGGAGCGGGATCATCTGCCGAAAGTGCCGCATGGCGCCTGGGGCAAGCTGGTCTTCGCCTCGTTGGCCCCGGCACTGCCTCTCGAGAAGCTGCTCGCGCCGCTCGACCAGCGCTGCGGCTGGATGAAGACGTTCGATGCCGCGTTCGACGCGACCCGCGCGCGCGACTACCTGGTGCGGGCGCACTGGGCCCTCTACGTCGAGAACTACCTCGAGGGCTTTCACATCCCCTACGTGCACGCCGGCCTGGCCGAGGCCATCGACTACGGCGAGTACCGGACCGAGTTGTTCGAGGGATCGAGCCTGCAGCTCGGGGTGGCCAGTGGAGAAGAGGAGGTCTTCGATCTGCCCAAGGCTTCGCCGGACTTCGGCCGGAAGATCGCGGCCTACTGGTGGTGGCTCTATCCCAACACCATGCTGAATCTCTATCCGTGGGGCATCTCGGTGAACGTGGTGCGACCGCTGGCCCCCGACCTCACGCGCGTTTCGTTCCTTCCCTACGTCTGGGACGCGTCGCGGCTCGACCGCGGCGCCGGCGGTTCGATCGACCGCGTCGAGCGCGAAGACGAGGCGGTGGTGGAGAGCGTCCAGCGCGGCATGCGCTCGCGTCTCTACACGCGCGGCCGCTACTCTCCGGCGCGCGAGCAGGGTGTGCATCATTTCCATCGGATGCTGCTCGGGGCGCTCGGCGCAGGCTGA
- a CDS encoding HNH endonuclease signature motif containing protein, translating to MIFEALADGRLHLAGVVLLAPHLTPENVTELVRLATHRTKRQIEKLIANRFPGQAPPERCIALPMTSAVPQLAPGPVQKPSGEAAAVVSSPTLAAGAEPVPPPPITPAPAAPPRLTPVAPRTYSLQATLDEEAYENLQRAQELLGRASITGSLGDVLGKALKLLVADLEKKKFAATLRPLERSPRKSGDPRHIPARVKRAVAKRDGNRCAFVGDNGKRCDARHGLEFDHVVPIARGGESNVANLRLLCRAHNQFVAERTFGVALMNGRRLTATEARASATATPARPH from the coding sequence GTGATCTTCGAAGCCCTTGCCGATGGCCGCCTTCATCTGGCGGGTGTCGTGCTGCTCGCTCCGCATCTCACCCCCGAGAACGTGACCGAGCTGGTGCGACTGGCGACGCACAGGACCAAGCGCCAGATCGAGAAACTGATCGCGAATCGCTTCCCGGGTCAGGCGCCGCCGGAGCGATGCATCGCCCTCCCCATGACTTCTGCGGTTCCTCAACTGGCCCCGGGGCCAGTACAGAAGCCTTCTGGAGAGGCTGCGGCAGTCGTTTCGTCTCCAACGCTCGCGGCCGGTGCTGAGCCGGTACCCCCGCCGCCAATCACGCCGGCCCCAGCCGCGCCGCCCCGTTTGACTCCCGTCGCGCCCCGGACCTACTCGCTTCAGGCAACGCTCGATGAGGAGGCGTACGAAAATCTCCAGCGTGCGCAAGAACTGCTGGGCCGCGCCTCCATCACCGGCTCGCTCGGGGACGTCCTCGGAAAGGCGCTGAAGCTCCTGGTGGCGGATCTCGAGAAGAAGAAGTTCGCGGCGACCTTGCGGCCCTTGGAGCGCTCGCCGCGCAAGTCAGGAGACCCGAGACATATCCCCGCTCGCGTAAAGCGCGCAGTTGCGAAGCGCGACGGCAATCGCTGCGCCTTCGTGGGTGACAACGGGAAGCGCTGCGACGCGCGTCACGGGCTCGAATTTGATCATGTCGTGCCGATCGCACGGGGTGGCGAGAGCAACGTCGCGAATTTGAGATTGCTCTGCCGAGCGCACAACCAGTTCGTGGCGGAGCGAACCTTCGGAGTTGCGTTGATGAACGGCAGGCGCCTCACCGCCACGGAAGCTCGAGCCAGCGCCACTGCGACGCCTGCACGACCGCATTAA
- a CDS encoding class I SAM-dependent rRNA methyltransferase has protein sequence MTAEIEAGGRAERAPSPEPVARLLLRRHQDRRVRGGHPWVFSNEIGSIEGHCSDGDLVEICDHRGAFLGRGYWNRRSLIAARLLTRGRDAIDVEFFVRRFERARKFRERVVPGAEVARVVYGEADQTPGLVVDRYGDVLAVQILTLGIERRAGMVREALESVWKPRGAWRMADSPLRRLEGLPLDRAPWWGEAPERAEVRLDGFALEVNFAHGQKTGLYLDQRLNRRQAESRAAGRRVLDLFCYQGEWMLHARRGGAASVLAVDASQPALDAAARNLERNGGAAGATLRRGDVFDVARELEAAGERFGMVIADPPALIKSGKHLAAGARAYRELNRLAMGLLEEEGVLITCSCSHHLDDALFRQVLLEAARLAKRPFRVLDWTAESPDHPQLLAVPETHYLKCAVLQAL, from the coding sequence GTGACGGCTGAGATCGAGGCGGGCGGCCGCGCCGAGCGCGCACCGTCGCCGGAGCCGGTTGCGCGCCTTCTGTTGCGCCGGCACCAGGATCGCCGCGTCCGCGGCGGGCACCCCTGGGTGTTCTCGAACGAAATCGGAAGCATCGAGGGCCACTGTTCCGACGGCGATCTGGTCGAAATCTGTGACCATCGCGGGGCTTTTCTCGGGCGCGGCTACTGGAATCGCAGGAGCCTGATCGCGGCGCGCCTGCTCACCCGCGGCCGCGATGCCATTGATGTGGAGTTCTTCGTCCGGCGTTTCGAACGCGCGCGAAAATTCCGCGAGCGTGTGGTGCCGGGCGCCGAGGTGGCGCGCGTGGTCTACGGCGAAGCCGACCAGACACCCGGGCTGGTGGTGGACCGTTACGGCGACGTGCTGGCGGTCCAGATCCTGACGCTGGGGATCGAGCGGCGGGCCGGGATGGTCCGCGAGGCGCTCGAATCAGTGTGGAAGCCGCGGGGCGCCTGGCGCATGGCCGACTCGCCGCTGCGGCGGCTCGAGGGTCTGCCGCTCGACCGGGCGCCGTGGTGGGGTGAGGCGCCGGAGCGCGCCGAGGTGAGACTCGATGGCTTCGCGCTCGAGGTGAATTTCGCGCACGGCCAGAAGACCGGACTCTATCTCGATCAGCGGCTCAATCGGCGGCAGGCCGAGTCGCGCGCCGCGGGGCGCCGCGTGCTGGATCTCTTCTGCTACCAGGGCGAGTGGATGCTCCATGCACGGCGCGGAGGTGCGGCGAGCGTGCTGGCGGTGGACGCCTCCCAGCCGGCGTTGGATGCGGCAGCACGCAATCTCGAGCGCAACGGTGGCGCCGCCGGCGCGACGCTGCGGCGCGGCGACGTGTTTGACGTGGCGCGCGAGCTGGAAGCGGCCGGAGAGCGCTTCGGCATGGTGATCGCCGATCCGCCGGCGCTGATCAAGTCCGGCAAGCATCTGGCAGCGGGCGCGCGCGCCTATCGAGAGCTCAATCGGCTGGCGATGGGCCTGCTCGAGGAGGAGGGCGTGCTGATCACCTGTTCGTGCAGCCATCACCTCGACGACGCACTGTTCCGCCAGGTGCTGCTCGAGGCCGCGCGGCTCGCGAAACGGCCGTTCCGCGTGCTCGACTGGACCGCCGAGTCGCCCGATCACCCGCAGCTGCTGGCGGTACCGGAGACGCACTATCTCAAGTGCGCAGTGCTGCAGGCGCTGTAA